From Pectinophora gossypiella chromosome 16, ilPecGoss1.1, whole genome shotgun sequence, one genomic window encodes:
- the LOC126374062 gene encoding mucin-17-like, producing MIFFNHFRSLYVFVLIVFFNGKSDALRCYVCHNCKEPTQAQVQKCPVRPPTPRPTADPSTEPATETTIQPTQTDAGPTDETSKTTNGDTTITTEDTTITTNDATITTEDTTIATKVTTIKTEESTITTEDTTPTTEDTTITTEDTTITTEDTTITTEDTTPTTEDTTITTEDATPTTEDTTITTEDTNITTGDTTITTEDTTPITEDTTITTEETTLTTEEITITTKETTITTEDTTITTEDTNITTEDTTITTEESTQDTTPTTEDTTITTEDTAITTEDTTITTEYTTPTTEDTTITTEATIITTEDTTPTTKETTITTEDTTITTEHTTPTTEETTITTDDTTITTEDTTITTEDTTITTENTTPTTEDTTITTEDTTPMTEETTITTEETTITIEDTTITTEESTITTEDTTITTDDTTITTEDTTITTEDTTITTEGTTITNDDTTITTEDTTITTEETTITTEDTTITTEESIITTEESTITTEDTTITTDDTTITTEDTTITTEDTTITTEGTTITNEDTTITTEDTTITTEETTITTEDTAITTEESIITTEDTTITTDDTTITTEDTTITTEDTTITTEDTTITTENTTPTTEDTTITTEDTTPTTEETTITTEETTITIEDTTITTEESTITTEDTTITTDDTTITTEDTTITTEDTTITTEGTTITNEDTTITTEDTTPTTEETTITTEETTITIEDTTITTEESTITTEDTTITTDDTTITTEDTTITTEDTTITTEGTTITNEDTTITTEDTTITTEETTITTEDTTITTEESIITTEDTTITTDDTTITTEDTTITTEDTTITTEESTITTEDTTITTEETTLTTEETTITTQEITITTEDTTITTEDTTPTTEETTITTEETTITIEDTTITTEESTITTEDTTITTDDTTITTEDTTITTEDTTITTEGTTITNDDTTITTEDTTITTEETTITTEDTTITTEESIITTEESTITTEDTTITTDDTTITTEDTTITTEDTTITTEDTTITTEGTTITNEDTTITTEDTTITTEESIITTEDTTITTDDTTITTEDSTITTEDTTITTEDTTPTTEDTTITTEDTTITTEDTTITTEDTTSTTEDTTITTEDTTMTTEETTITTEDTTITTEESIITTEDTTITTDDTTITTEDTTITTEDTTITTEDTTITTEETTITTEDTTITTEESIITTEDTTITTDDTTITTEDTTITTEDATITTEDTTPTTEDTTITTEDTTMTTEESTITTEDTIPTTEDTTITTEDTTITTDETTITTEDTTITTEESIITTEDTTITTDDTTITTEDSTITTEDTTITTEDTTPTTEDTTITTEDTTMTTEETTITTEDTTITTEDTIPTTEDTTITTEDTTITTEESTITTEDTTPSTEDTTITIEDTTFTTDDTTITTEDTTITTEDTTITTEDTTPTTEDTTITTEDTTITTEESTITTEDTTPSTEDTTITTEDTTFTTEDTTPTTEDTTITTEDTTITTEESTITTEDTTITTEESTITTEDTTPSTEDTTITTEETTLTTEEITITTEETTITTEDTTITTEESIIITEDTTIKTDDTTITTEDTTITTEDTTITTEDTTPTTEDTTITTEDTTMTTEESTITTEDTIPTTEDTTITTEDTTIKTDETTITTEDTTITTEDTTITIEDTTITTEESTITTEDTTPTTEDTTITTEDTTITTEDTTITTEDTTPTTEDTTITTEDTTITTEETTITTEDTTITTEESIITSEDTTITTDDTTITTEDTTITTEDTTITTEDTTPTTEDTTITTEDTTMTTEESTITTEDTIPTTEDTTITTEDTTIKTDETTITTEDTTITTEDTTITTEESIITTEDTTITTDDTTITTEDTTITTEDTTITTEDTTPTTENTTITTEDTTITTEESTITTEDTTPSTEDTTITTEDTTFTTEDITSTIEDTTITTEDTTISTEDTTITTEESTITTEDTTPSTEDTTITTEDTTFTTEDTTPTTEDTTITTEDTTITTEDTTITTEDTTITTEESIITTEDTTITTDDTTITTEDTTITTVDLTITTEDTTPTTEDTTITTEDTTITTEESTITTDDITITTEKSTITTEDTTITTEDKTITTEDTTITTEDTTITTEDTTITTEESTITTEDTTPTIEDTTITTEDSTITTEDTTPTTEDTTITTEDTTMTTEESTITTEDTIPTTEDTTITTEDTTIKTDETTITTEDTTPTTEDTTITTEDTTITTEETTITTEDTTITTEESIITSEDTTITTDDTTITTEDTTITTEDTTITTEDTTPTTEDTTITTEDTTITTEDTTITTEDTTPTTEDTTITTEDTTITTEETTITTEDTTITTEESIITSEDTTITTDDTTITTEDTTITTEDTTITAEDTTPTTEDTTITTEDTTMTTEESTITTEDTIPTTEDTTITTEDTTIKTDETTITTEDTTITTEESIITTEDTTITTDDTTITTEDTTITTEDTTITTEDTTPTTEDTTITTEDTTITTEESTITTEDTTPLTEDTTITTEDTTFTTEDITSTTEDTTITTEDTTISTEDTTITTEESTITTEDTTPLTEDTTITTEDTTFTTEDTTPTTEDTTITTEDTTITTEDTTITTEDTTITTEESIITTEDTTITTDDTTITTEDTTITTEESTITTDDITITTEKSTITTEDTSITTEDTTITTEDTTITTEDTTITTEDTTITTEESTITTEDTTPTIEDTTITTEDCTITTEDTTPTTEDTTITTEDTTITTEESTITTEDTTPTTEDTTITTEDSTITTEDTTPTTEDTTITTEDNTITTEESTSTTEDTSPTTEDTTITTEDTTITTEDTTLTTEETTITTEETTITTEDTTITTDESTITTEDTTITTNDTIITTEDTTITTEDTTITTEDTNITTEDTTPTSENTTITTEDTTITTNDTTITTEDTTITTEDTTITTENTTPSTEDTTITTEDTTVTTEESTITTENTTPSTEDTTITTEDTTVTTEESTITTEDTTLTTEETTITIDETTITTEDTTIPTEDTTITTEDTTITIEDTTITIEDTTITTEKTTITTEDTTITTEDTTITTEETTITTEDTTITTEDTTITTEETTITTEDTTITTEESTITTEDTTITTEDTTPTTEDTTITTEDTTITTEESTITTEDTTITTEDTTITTENTTPTTEDTTITTEETTITTENTTITTEDTTITTEDTSTTTEDTTITTEDTTPTTEDTTITTEDNTITTEESTITTEDTTPTTEESTITTEDTFPTTEDTTITTEDTTITTEDTTPTTEDTTITTKDTTIRTEDTAITTEESTITTEDITITTEESTITTEDTTPTTEDTTITTEETTITTEDTTITTEDTTITTEDTTMTTVDITPTTEDTTITTEDTTITTEESNITTEDTTPTTEDTTITTEDTTITTEESTITTEDTTITTEETTLTTEETTITTQEITITTEDTTITTEDIIITKEDTTIRTEESTITTEDTTVTTKDTTITTEESTITTEDTTITTEDTTITTVESTITTEDTTITTEESTITTEDTIITSDDTTITTEDTTLTTEDTTITTEDTTITTEDTTITTEDTTIVKAANAMEIVQNASDKVVVDTLYQKMKIVDEVYFKGMNPPQRVFLRTLKQMRRTDDDGDYDDDGNDYNDEDGEDDEESDARCMVTTYQEHGEIIFVRGCAYVSEDLETTCRDAAAMGGNFTGDLRSCRLCVGDLCNSTSKSSVGIFILILGVFITFY from the exons atgatattttttaatcattttaggAGTTTATATGTGTTTGTTCTTATAGTCTTTTTTAATGgaaaat CGGACGCATTAAGATGCTACGTGTGTCATAACTGTAAGGAGCCTACGCAAGCACAAGTTCAAAAATGCCCAGTTAGGCCACCAACTCCACGCCCCACAGCAGATCCAAGTACAGAGCCCGCAACAGAAACAACAATACAGCCTACTCAAACAGATGCAGGACCCACAGATGAAACTTCTAAGACCACAAATGGAGAtacaactatcacaactgaggacacgACTATCACAACTAACGATGCAACCATTACGACTGAGGATACAACCATCGCAACTAAAGTCACAACTATTAAAACTGAAGAGTCAACCATCACGACTGAGGATACAACTCCcacaactgaagacacaactatcacgactgaggacactactatcacaactgaagacacaaccatcacgactgaggatacaactcccacaactgaagacacaactatcacaactgaagacGCAACGCCCACGACTGAagacacaactatcacaactgaggacactaATATCACAACTGGAGACACAACCATCACGACTGAGGATACAACTCCCATAACTGAAGACACAACAATCACGACTGAGGAAACAACTTTAACAACTGAAGAGATAACTATCACAACCAAAGAgacaaccatcacaactgaggacacaactatcacaactgaagatACAAATATCACTACTGAGGACactactatcacaactgaagagTCAACCCAGGATACAACTCCCACAACTGAAGAtacaactatcacaactgaggacactGCTATAacaactgaagacacaaccATCACGACTGAGTATACAACTCCcacaactgaagacacaactatcacaactgaggcCACAATTATCACAACTGAAGATACAACGCCCACGACTAAAGAaacaaccatcacaactgaagacacaactaTTACAACTGAACATACAACGCCCACGACTGAAGAgacaaccatcacaactgacgacacaactatcacaactgaggacactactatcacaactgaagacacaaccATCACGACTGAGAATACAACTCCcacaactgaagacacaactatcacaactgaagatACAACGCCCATGACTGAAGAGACAACTATCACAACCGAAGAGACAACCATCACAATTGAAGAtacaaccatcacaactgaagagtcaaccatcacaactgaggacacaaccatcacaactgacgacacaactatcacaactgaagacacaactatcacaactgaggacactacTATCACAACCGAAGGGACAACCATCACAAATGATGAtacaaccatcacaactgaggacactacTATCACAACCGAAGAgacaaccatcacaactgaggatacaaccatcacaactgaagagtcaatcatcacaactgaagagtcaaccatcacaactgaggacacaaccatcacaactgacgacacaactatcacaactgaagacacaactatcacaactgaggacactacTATCACAACCGAAGGGACAACCATCACAAATGAGGAtacaaccatcacaactgaggacactacTATCACAACCGAAGAgacaaccatcacaactgaggaTACAGCCATCACAACTGAAGAGTCAATcatcacaactgaggacacaaccatcacaactgacgacacaactatcacaactgaggacacaactatcacaactgaggacactactatcacaactgaagacacaaccATCACGACTGAGAATACAACTCCcacaactgaagacacaactatcacaactgaagatACAACGCCCACGACTGAAGAGACAACTATCACAACCGAAGAGACAACCATCACAATTGAAGAtacaaccatcacaactgaagagtcaaccatcacaactgaggacacaaccatcacaactgacgacacaactatcacaactgaagacacaactatcacaactgaggacactacTATCACAACCGAAGGGACAACCATCACAAATGAGGAtacaactatcacaactgaagatACAACGCCCACGACTGAAGAGACAACTATCACAACCGAAGAGACAACCATCACAATTGAAGAtacaaccatcacaactgaagagtcaaccatcacaactgaggacacaaccatcacaactgacgacacaactatcacaactgaagacacaactatcacaactgaggacactacTATCACAACCGAAGGGACAACCATCACAAATGAGGAtacaaccatcacaactgaggacactacTATCACAACCGAAGAgacaaccatcacaactgaggatacaaccatcacaactgaagagtcaatcatcacaactgaggacacaaccatcacaactgacgacacaactatcacaactgaggacacaactatcacaactgaggacactactatcacaactgaagagTCAACCATCACGACTGAGGACACTACTATCACAACCGAGGAAACAACTTTAACAACGGAAGAGACAACTATCACAACCCAAGAGAtaactatcacaactgaggatacaaccatcacaactgaaGATACAACGCCCACGACTGAAGAGACAACTATCACAACCGAAGAGACAACCATCACAATTGAAGAtacaaccatcacaactgaagagtcaaccatcacaactgaggacacaaccatcacaactgacgacacaactatcacaactgaagacacaactatcacaactgaggacactacTATCACAACCGAAGGGACAACCATCACAAATGATGAtacaaccatcacaactgaggacactacTATCACAACCGAAGAgacaaccatcacaactgaggatacaaccatcacaactgaagagtcaatcatcacaactgaagagtcaaccatcacaactgaggacacaaccatcacaactgacgacacaactatcacaactgaagacacaactatcacaactgaagacacaactatcacaactgaggacactacTATCACAACCGAAGGGACAACCATCACAAATGAGGAtacaaccatcacaactgaggacactacTATCACAACCGAAGAGTCAATcatcacaactgaggacacaaccatcacaactgacgacacaactatcacaactgaggacagtactatcacaactgaagacacaaccatcacgactgaggatacaactcccacaactgaagacacaactatcacaactgaggacactactatcacaactgaagacacaaccATCACGACTGAGGATACAACTTCcacaactgaagacacaactatcacaactgaggacactacTATGACAACCGAAGAgacaaccatcacaactgaggatacaaccatcacaactgaagagtcaatcatcacaactgaggacacaaccatcacaactgatgacacaactatcacaactgaggacactactatcacaactgaagacacaaccATCACGACTGAGGACACTACTATCACAACCGAAGAgacaaccatcacaactgaggatacaaccatcacaactgaagagtcaatcatcacaactgaggacacaaccatcacaactgacgacacaactatcacaactgaggacactacTATAACAACTGAAGACGCAACCATCACGACTGAGGATACAACTCCcacaactgaagacacaactatcacaactgaggacactacTATGACAACTGAAGAGTCAACCATCACGACTGAGGATACAATTCCcacaactgaagacacaactatcacaactgaggacactacTATCACAACCGATGAgacaaccatcacaactgaggatacaaccatcacaactgaagagtcaatcatcacaactgaggacacaaccatcacaactgacgacacaactatcacaactgaggacagtactatcacaactgaagacacaaccatcacgactgaggatacaactcccacaactgaagacacaactatcacaactgaggacactacTATGACAACCGAAGAgacaaccatcacaactgaggaTACAACCATCACGACTGAGGATACAATTCCcacaactgaagacacaactatcacaactgaagatactactatcacaactgaagagTCAACCATCACGACTGAGGATACAACTCCCTcaactgaagacacaactaTCACAATTGAGGACACTACTTTCACAACTGAcgacacaactatcacaactgaggacactactatcacaactgaagacacaaccatcacgactgaggatacaactcccacaactgaagacacaactatcacaactgaggacactactatcacaactgaagagTCAACCATCACGACTGAGGATACAACTCCCTcaactgaagacacaactatcacaactgaggacactacTTTCACAACTGAAGATACAACGCCCACGACTGAAGAcacaaccatcacaactgaagacacaaccatcacaactgaaGAATCAACCATTACGACTGAGGACactactatcacaactgaagagTCAACCATCACGACTGAGGATACAACTCCCTcaactgaagacacaactaTCACGACTGAGGAAACAACTTTAACAACTGAAGAGATAACTATCACAACCGAAGAgacaaccatcacaactgaggacacaactatcacaactgaagagTCAATCATCATAACTGAGGACACAACCATCAAAACTGAcgacacaactatcacaactgaggacactactatcacaactgaagacacaaccatcacgactgaggatacaactcccacaactgaagacacaactatcacaactgaggacactacTATGACAACTGAAGAGTCAACCATCACGACTGAGGATACAATTCCcacaactgaagacacaactatcacaactgaggatACTACTATCAAAACCGATGAgacaaccatcacaactgaggacacaactatcacaactgaagatACAACTATCACAATTGAGGACactactatcacaactgaagagtcaaccatcacgactgaggatacaactcccacaactgaagacacaactatcacaactgaggacactactatcacaactgaagacacaaccatcacgactgaggatacaactcccacaactgaagacacaactatcacaactgaggacactacTATCACAACCGAAGAgacaactatcacaactgaggatacaaccatcacaactgaaGAGTCAATCATCACATCTGAGGAcacaaccatcacaactgacgacacaactatcacaactgaggacactactatcacaactgaagacacaaccatcacgactgaggatacaactcccacaactgaagacacaactatcacaactgaggacactacTATGACAACTGAAGAGTCAACCATCACGACTGAGGATACAATTCCcacaactgaagacacaactatcacaactgaggatACTACTATCAAAACCGATGAgacaaccatcacaactgaggatacaaccatcacaactgaggatacaaccatcacaactgaagagtcaatcatcacaactgaggacacaaccatcacaactgacgacacaactatcacaactgaggacactactatcacaactgaagacacaaccATCACGACTGAGGATACAACTCCCACAACTGAAaacacaactatcacaactgaggacactactatcacaactgaagagTCAACCATCACGACTGAGGATACAACTCCCTcaactgaagacacaactatcacaactgaggacactacTTTCACAACTGAAGATATAACGTCCACGATTGAAGAcacaaccatcacaactgaagacacaactatttcaactgaagacacaaccatcacaactgaaGAATCAACCATCACGACTGAGGACACTACTCCCTcaactgaagacacaactatcacaactgaggacactacTTTCACAACTGAAGATACAACGCCCACGACTGAAGAcacaaccatcacaactgaagacacaactattacaactgaagacacaaccatcacaactgaggatacaaccatcacaactgaagagtcaatcatcacaactgaggacacaaccatcacaactgacgacacaactatcacaactgaggacactacTATCACAACTGTCGACTTAACGATCACGACTGAGGATACAACTCCcacaactgaagacacaactatcacaactgaggacactactatcacaactgaagagTCAACCATCACGACTGATGACATTACTATCACAACTGAAAAGTCAACCATCACGACTGAGGAtacaactatcacaactgaagataaaactatcacaactgaggacactactatcacaactgaagacacaaccatcacaactgaggacactactatcacaactgaagagTCAACCATCACGACTGAGGATACAACTCCCACAATTGAagacacaactatcacaactgaggactctactatcacaactgaagatACAACGCCcacaactgaagacacaactatcacaactgaggacactacTATGACAACTGAAGAGTCAACCATCACGACTGAGGATACAATTCCcacaactgaagacacaactatcacaactgaggatACTACTATCAAAACCGATGAgacaaccatcacaactgaggacacaactcccacaactgaagacacaactatcacaactgaggacactacTATCACAACCGAAGAgacaactatcacaactgaggatacaaccatcacaactgaaGAGTCAATCATCACATCTGAGGAcacaaccatcacaactgacgacacaactatcacaactgaggacactactatcacaactgaagacacaaccatcacgactgaggatacaactcccacaactgaagacacaactatcacaactgaggacactactatcacaactgaagacacaaccatcacgactgaggatacaactcccacaactgaagacacaactatcacaactgaggacactacTATCACAACCGAAGAgacaactatcacaactgaggatacaaccatcacaactgaaGAGTCAATCATCACATCTGAGGAcacaaccatcacaactgacgacacaactatcacaactgaggacactactatcacaactgaagacacaaccATCACGGCTGAGGATACAACTCCcacaactgaagacacaactatcacaactgaggacactacTATGACAACTGAAGAGTCAACCATCACGACTGAGGATACAATTCCcacaactgaagacacaactatcacaactgaggatACTACTATCAAAACCGATGAgacaaccatcacaactgaggatacaaccatcacaactgaagagtcaatcatcacaactgaggacacaACCATTACAACTGAcgacacaactatcacaactgaggacactactatcacaactgaagacacaaccatcacgactgaggatacaactcccacaactgaagacacaactatcacaactgaggacactactatcacaactgaagagTCAACCATCACGACTGAGGATACAACTCCCTTAACTGAagacacaactatcacaactgaggacactacTTTCACAACTGAAGATATAACGTCCACGACTGAAGAcacaaccatcacaactgaagacacaactatttcaactgaagacacaaccatcacaactgaaGAATCAACCATCACGACTGAGGACACTACCCCCTTAACTGAagacacaactatcacaactgaggacactacTTTCACAACTGAAGATACAACGCCCACGACTGAAGAcacaaccatcacaactgaagacacaactattacaactgaagacacaaccatcacaactgaggatacaaccatcacaactgaagagtcaatcatcacaactgaggacactacCATCACAACTGAcgacacaactatcacaactgaggacactactatcacaactgaagagTCAACCATCACGACTGATGACATTACTATCACAACTGAAAAGTCAACCATCACGACTGAGGATACAAGTATCACAACTGAAGAtacaactatcacaactgaggacactactatcacaactgaagacacaaccatcacaactgaggacactactatcacaactgaagagTCAACCATCACGACTGAGGATACAACTCCCACAATTGAagacacaactatcacaactgaggactgtactatcacaactgaagatACAACGCCCACGACTGAAGAcacaaccatcacaactgaggacactactatcacaactgaagagtcaaccatcacgactgaggatacaactcccacaactgaagacacaactatcacaactgaggactctactatcacaactgaagatACAACGCCCACGACTGAAGAcacaaccatcacaactgaggacaatactatcacaactgaagagTCAACCAGCACGACTGAGGATACATCTCCcacaactgaggacactactatcacaactgaagacacaaccATTACAACCGAGGATACAACTTTAACAACTGAAGAGACAACTATCACAACCGAAGAgacaaccatcacaactgaggatacaaccatcacaactgatgagtcaaccatcacaactgaggacacaACCATCACAACTAACGACACAATTATCACAACGGAGGACactactatcacaactgaagacacaaccatcacaactgaggacactaATATCACAACTGAAGATACAACGCCCACGTCTGAAAAcacaaccatcacaactgaggacacaactatcacaactaacgacacaactatcacaacggaggacactactatcacaactgaagacacaaccATCACGACTGAGAATACAACTCCCTcaactgaagacacaactatcacaactgaggacactacTGTTACAACTGAAGAGTCAACCATCACGACTGAGAATACAACTCCTTcaactgaagacacaactatcacaactgaggacactacTGTCACAACTGAAGAGTCAACCATCACGACTGAGGATACAACTTTAACAACTGAAGAGACAACTATCACAATCGATGAGACAACCATCACGACTGAGGACACAACTATCCCAACTGAAGAtacaactatcacaactgaggacactactatcacaattgaagacacaactatcacaattgaggacactactatcacaactgagAAAACAACAATCACAACTGAAGAtacaactatcacaactgaggacacaactatcacaaccGAAGAGACAACCATCACGACTGAggacacaactatcacaactgaagatACAACTATCACAACCGAAGAGACAACCATCACAACAGAGGAtacaaccatcacaactgaagagtcaaccatcacaactgaagacacaaccatcacgactgaggatacaactcccacaactgaagacacaactatcacaactgaggacactacTATCACTACTGAAGAGTcaaccatcacaactgaggacactactatcacaactgaagacacaaccATCACGACTGAGAATACAACTCCcacaactgaagacacaactatcacaactgaagagacaaccatcacgactgagaacacaactatcacaactgaagatacaactatcacaactgaggacactTCTACcacaactgaagacacaaccATCACGACTGAGGATACAACGCCCACGACTGAAGACACAACCATCACAACCGAGGACAAtactatcacaactgaagagTCAACCATCACGACTGAGGATACAACTCCCACAACTGAAGAGTCAACCATCACGACTGAGGATACATTTCCcacaactgaagacacaactatcacaactgaggacactactatcacaactgaagatACAACGCCCACGACTGAAGACACAACCATCACAACTAAAGACACAACTATTAGAACTGAAGACACAGCCATCACAACTGAAGAATCAACCATCACGACTGAGGACATtactatcacaactgaagagtcaaccatcacgactgaggatacaactcccacaactgaagacacaactatcacaaccGAAGAgacaaccatcacaactgaagatacaactatcacaactgaagatACAACTATCACAACAGAGGACACAACCATGACGACTGTGGATATAACTCCcacaactgaagacacaactatcacaactgaggacactactatcacaactgaagagTCAAACATCACGACTGAGGATACAACTCCCACAACTGAAGACACgactatcacaactgaggacactactatcacaactgaagagTCAACCATCACGACTGAGGACACTACTATCACAACCGAGGAAACAACTTTAACAACGGAAGAGACAACTATCACAACCCAAGAGAtaactatcacaactgaggatacaaccatcacaactgaagacataattataacaaaagaAGACACAACCATAAGAACTGAAGAGTCAACCATCACGACTGAGGATACAACTGTCACAACTAAAGATACAACCATAACAACTGAAGAGTCAACCATCACGACTGAggacacaactatcacaactgaagatACAACCATAACAACTGTAGAGTCAACCATCACGACTGAggacacaactatcacaactgaagagTCAACCATCACGACTGAGGACACAATTATAACATCTGATGATACAACCATCACGACTGAGGACACAACTCTTacaactgaagacacaaccatcacaactgaggatacaaccatcacaactgaggaTACAACCATCACGACTGAAGATACAACAATCGTAAAAGCCGCTAACGCAATGGAAATTGTCCAAAATGCATCAGATAAGGTCGTCGTGGATACACTGTATCAAAAGATGAAAATT GTGGACGAAGTCTACTTTAAAGGAATGAATCCACCTCAAAGAGTCTTCTTGAGGACCCTTAAGCAAATGAGAAGAACTGACGATGATGgcgattatgatgatgatggtaatgATTATAACGATGAAGACGGAGAAGATGATGAGGAATCCGATGCTCGGTGTATGGTGACCACATATCAAG AACATGgtgaaattatttttgtgcGTGGCTGCGCATATGTCTCGGAAGATTTAGAGACAACATGTCGAGACGCCGCCGCAATGGGTGGAAACTTCACAGGTGATTTGCGAAGCTGCCGTCTCTGTGTTGGAGATCTTTGTAATTCTACATCAAAATCATCTGTAGGAATCTTTATACTTATTCTCGGAGTCTTTATCACTTTTTACTAG